The genomic DNA tgttatatatatatatatatataaattatatttctcactatcatattttataattagtttggATAtgatctcatttttttttataatgtttgaaattaatcattgTCAAAACTAATCacataaattattatcaatgaaaagaagaaactaatttgtttatttttaaaagaataaagtGATGCTTTTTTtagtttcaaatttattatttttaacatatttttatttaaataattttaaaataaataataagttaacaaacaattatataaGCAAAGTAGACTAGTACAACGAAAGAAGTCCAGCCCAACCTACCATGTAAGCAAAGTAGACTAATACAATGAAAGAAGTCCAGCCCAACCTACAATATGGGCTTGTGTAATATACATGCCCATGTAAGCAAAGGAGACTAGTACAACGAAAGAAGTCCAGCCCAACCTACAATATGGGCTTGTGTAATATACATGCCCATGTAAGCAAAGTAGACTAGTACAACGAAAGAAGTCCAGCCCAACCTACAATATGGGCTTGTGTAATATACATGCCCATGTCCAAGCCCAAGCTCACTGTATAGCTTGTATAAAATGcggagggagagagagagagataacGTTCAGTCACATGAGGATGTGAAGATAAATTCGTGAGGGAAGAAGATTTCAGTTTGATTCAGCGACGAGGAAGGAATATTGCTGGAAAGCTGAATACAAATATGTCTCAGACGTTGCTATTTCTTAAGCCTTCTGCTCCTTCCACTGCCAATTGGAGGTTCGTCGCCGTTTTCTTTCCTCTTGAACCGACTTCATTCTTCTGTACTAGCACATAATCTCTCAAAGATACGGTCTAATTCAGCTCTCATGTTGCCAACTTCATAATACCCAATAATACAGTTTGTAttaaacttcaatttttatatgtatagcTATCGAAATTGtggaaaattgaattttaatttcttcCCATCAAGCTATCGAATTTGTCTTTTAATTTCCTTGACTTGTGACTGGGTTGAGCTCATATATGTAATAGCGAAGAACAATTTGCATTATGATATTTCTAGTGTAGaatgactaatttttttaatcattaattcagGAGACCAAAGATATGTGAAGGCTTAGTTGGCATCAATGTCTCTATCTGTAGAAGAAGAGCAGAGATTGTTTGTCTTGGGATGTTGACTCCAAGAAAGTTCATGCAGAGGAGGAAGAAAGTTGAAAACTTTAAAGATGCAGATGATGAAGCAGATCAAAAGAATTGGAGGAAATTGATGACGGAAATTGAAGAAACTGGGTCAGCTGTTTCAGTTCTCAGAACCCAGAGAATCAGGAACGAGCCTCTTCCTAAAAACCTTGTTTTGGGGACTTTGATTAGGTTTAAACAGCTAAGGAAATGGAACCTTGTCAGCGAGGTATCTCGTTATTATCACTATCAAGATAACAAATAAAGGAATATTTCTTAACTGACAGCATTTAGTAACTAAATGATTGCTAGATTCTTGAATGGCTTCGGCAACAGCATTGGTGGGATTTTAACGAGATGGATTTGCTCATGCTTATTACTGCATATGGAAAGCTGGGAGATTTTAACAAAGCCGAAAATGTATTAAGTTACATGAACAAAAAGGGATACAAACCAAGTGTGATATCCTACACTGCTCTTATGGAAGCGTATGGAAAATCACGCAAGTTCAATCAAGCAGAGGCCATCTTTAGAAGAATGCAAACTTCCGGCCCCGAACCTTCTGCATTTACATATCAAATCATTCTGAAAACATTTGTCGAGGTAAAAGACTGTTATTTGTGAagaacatttattttctttttggttataaattttgtattcttaCTTACCCGGTTGGGTCTTGTAGGCAGACAAATTTAAAGAAGCAGAAGAGACCTTTGATACCCTTTTGTCGATGGATACGCCTCTCAAGCCTGATCAGAAAATGTTCCACATGATTATTTACATGCACGGAAAAGCAGGGAACTTTGAGAAATCTCGGAAAGTCTTTTCAATGATGAGTGAACGAGGAGTGCCAAAATCTACAGTTACTTTCAATAGTTTGATGTCATTCGAGACAAACTACAAAGAGGTTGCAAGAATATATGATGAGGTAAAAGTGATTAATGATATCGTTTATTTGTTGTTATTGGTCTATATTATATGATCCACTTTTGACTTGAGAAAGGACTATTCTGCAATATTTTAGATGCAAAGAGCTGGTTTTGCACCTGATGTTGTGAGCTATTCCCAACTAATTAGTGCTTATGGAAAAGCAAGAAGGGAAGACGAAGCATTAGCTGTTTTCGAGGAGATGCTCGATGCTGGTGTTAGGTGCATATAAATGTCCAAATTCTTGTTATTCTAAATGTGCATGCCCATTTGGAAGCACTTTCTTGTCAAATATCTCCTGACGAGATCACGTTTGAAAACATAACTTAATCATTTATTAGTGATTTCTCGTCTTCATCCGGGTTCAAATCCAAGATTTTATTAGCGGTTTCTCATCCATATCAACATTCAGATCAAGAAAACAGAAAGTTTCTAAATTGGCCCATATAAGAATCTTTTAGACAAACTCCTCTTATGTTCTCTTTTCTTTTCCAGGCCAACACaaaaatcttataatattttgCTTGATGCATTTGCCATCTCGGGAATGATTGAGCCAGCACGAACCGTCTTTAAGTCTATGCGAAGGGACAGGTATTTAGCTTTgcatattttttactttttaagttTGTAACATATCTTGGTTAATCTTTTGTGTCTACTTGTGGCAGATGCACCCCTGACCTTTGCTCCTATACGACGATGCTATCTGCTTATGTGAATGCATCTGACATGGAAGGTGCTGAGAAGTTCTTTATACGAATAAAGGTTGATGGGCTTGAACCAAATGTTGTTACATATGGTGTATTGATTAAAGGATATGCAAAGATAAATGATGTTGACAAAATGATGGAGAAATATGAACAAATGCTTGCTGGTGGTATCAAAGCTAACGAAACTGTTTTAACCACAATCATGGACGCATATGGCAAGAACCGTGATTTTGACAGTGCTGTCATTTGGTTTAAAGAGATGAAATCTTGTGGAATTTTACCCGATCAGAAAACGAAGAACGTCCTTCTCTCTTTGGCAAAAAGTGTTGAAGAACAGATGGAAGCCAATCAGCTCTTAGGAGAATATGAACATTTGGCTGGTGAGGAAAAGATTTGCGGTTTGTCAAAACTTTCAAATGTTAATCATGCAAACAGCGATAACGAAGACAGTGATGAAATCGATAGTGAAGACAGTGATGACATCGATAGTGAAGACAGCGATGACATCGATAGTGAAGACATCGATAGTGAAGACAGCGATGAAGAGAAAGAAGACGAAGTGGTAAAATCTGATGGCAGGATTGAACTCGACAGTTTTCTCCAGCAAACTGTAAGTTTAGTTGAATTGTGAAATTAGAAGTGTTGTGCTTTCTGTATTTTCAGCAAACATGTAGTAAAATGTAGCCCTTGTATCTCTCTATATTTTTTTGACAACATAAAGAATTTTGGTCCATGTCTGTGAGTCCCCTCTTTGTTATAATCCTCTATTTAAATGTGTAACTGTCACTCTTCTTCCCTAAATTATAGTTGTATAAGAGATATGTTAATATAGATGATGAAGGCTTACCAATTTTTGTCTGAGTAATTGATTGAGAAATGgtatttatacataattcaCCCGCATCTGTCCCATACACAACACAATAGTAttgtcttttaaaaaaaaaattagggtttattctCAGATGCTCAGAGGGTGGAAGGCCATAATTTTGTCTTCATTTCGTTAGACAACTAAAGAAACTAAAGAGTTTTTCATATCTTAAAGCATACGATTTTTTCCGATAGGATAGCAGAGCAAACTTTGTTACACGAGGAAGACAGGTAAAGGAAATTTGTGTCCATCAATATGTTTTAAGATACATTACATCAAGCCAATAAAAGCATCTGAAAAACTCTTTCATTGTTCATGGAGCAACAACTTCTTTTAGGAGATATATCTATTaacaaattttcaacaaaaCCAGAGAGAATAAATGCTTGAACTAGAATGAAGCCACTGGCTGGCGAGACGAAGACTGCAGCTGGGACATTGCAGTATCACTTTCCTCACTTTCCTCAAAATTTACGGGTAGCATCTGTTTAACAATTTTCCTGTAAATGAAAAATTACAGAACCAATTAACTTCTCAAAGTgtagaaaaataagaaaattgaaaatGCAGAAACAGAGATTTCTGACATACTTCCTAGAAACCAGAGTTTCATCTGACAATGCCTTCTCCAATCTCTCTTCAAATGGTGTTGCATGATAATAAATTTTCTGGTCCTGAAAGCATCAATGAGACCACAATAAATTGGTCATTCACCATAACAATGaattgaaacttaaaaaatataaaaagaaataaaaagaagagataGACAACCTCCTTATATTTAGTAGTCGAATTTGGAATTCCTTTTCCATCCCATGGCTTAGCTGGAATTTCACAAGATTCATCTTCGGTGGTCCAGTGAGCAGCCACCATGCCTATGATAGGCCTATCTCCATGACTTATGCCAATATAATCCCTTTTACCAGGATTAGTTGATAGTGGCTTAAACCAATCAGACAAGCTTTCCTCCACCTTTAACTCTGTATCTGAACTTAATTCTGAGACTTGATGATGGTCTTCTCTACCACAAGTGACGACTGGGTATACGTACTGGGACCTAATTCTAGGGTTCTTCACCATTCCAAATTCATCCAGATTTGTGGGGAAAGCCGTTCCTGGCGTTTGCATCTCATCAGTAAGATTGAAAGGTGTTGGACAAGATTCAGCATCTGAAAATTTTTGGTTTTCCATTCTTGATGAAACTGAACCTGTGTCATCTTCATATTTGAAATGCACGGATTTATTTTTACTGATTTTATCTGTAACCGTATCTTCTGTAGAGATGAGTAAGTCAGTGGGATTTTCCTTGGCAGCCTCACTTTCACCAATTGAACTGTCAGCATTTACTCCAGGAATCTGTCTACCAAGTGTGCCTCTTCAGGAATATAACCATGGAAACACGATAATTGTCAGTTTTAAGATAAAAGACAACGGTCATATAAGTTCCTTGCAAACCTATCTATACATAGTGGAATATCACACATATCAAGAGGAAATTATTATGGTGATAGATAGAAGGAGCGAACAAGAATCCTGGGTACTACTGTTCTTGATTCTCTCATGTGCTATTAAATACTTAGTTCTAGTACATGCATTTTAATATCGCAACAAACAtgtaaaaataagatattaatttCAGGACATGTTCAGATTATCTCTAAATAATGGAATCAAGGATTATTACAGTGACAATTAGCGGGTAATTCTTGAAACTTGGTCCTATTTGGAAACATTTGTATTTATGTAATTGGATCCAGATCTGATTCAGAATTTGAGTGGTTATGCTATTAAAAAAGTAATGTTTTAGATATGTAAAAATGTTAGACTGATTGCTAAGTATAAGCTGATAATGCAATTTCTATATTATAAGCAATTTGATTAATAGTTAGTTATAGGCTATtagtatgtataaatataactTCTATTGTAAAATTATGCTATGTTGCATATTGAATGAATTGTCTTCCTTTCTAAAGGTTTCTTTCTCTTCCTAGACAGCTATTTTCTTTTCACCCTTGCTTAAATGGAATTTTTCATCAATGTGATTGTAAGTTCAGTTTCCAAATGCCACACTCAAATTTCAATTGGGTCATGCCATGCCACTTAAAGACTGATTTATGTAAACAATGGATTTTTGATTGGGGTTCTGGAAAAACCATCAGTTCTACATGAAAGCACATCTCCCTATAATGTGGTGGACAATCCtggaaagaaaggaacaaaagAACTTTCCAAGAGAAGAGCTACGGCAAAGAAAGAATCAAAGACTTTCTCCTTTCAAGCGTTTGCATCGATCAAAAAATAGGGGTTTGCCCAGTATGAGAATATTTCGATCTTATAGGAATCTAATCTTGTAACCTATTTGAGAATATTTATCAGCATTGTAACTTTGATAGCTCCTCacattctttctctttcttacAAGAATGTTGaccttttcaaagaaaagttCAGTTTCCAAATCTGATCCCAATTGGGTATACATCCATTTAAGAAATCTGAAAGGAAATGTGATTCAAAATGAAGCCATTATTAAAACATTTGCAACAAAAATAACATAGCCACCCCCTCCTAAATTAATCTAATACTAGTAAAAGATGGTAAGCCTGTTTGGAAGAAGAGATTAGAACAAATAATCACATGTTATTGTTCCATAAGTGAGATTTTGCGtaaaaattgaaatcaaatgCATTCACAATTAAATAGGGCACATATAAACTTGCAATACTGATAAATATCCAAACCTTTCGGTTTGTTTCAACCACTTTTCAGAAACTTGGATAGGAGTTAGGGGAGGCTTTGAATCTGGAGTAGCAAGCAACGAGTCTTTATGTTTGTACAGTTCTTTCCCAACTTCATTTTGAGACTCAACTGATGTAAACAAGGCTTTGAGAGATCCAGCCTGGTACAATAGTAACCAAAAGAAGATAGCTTTAACATGCCaatcaaaaaatgaaaaattattacaTTTACTAATAAGGTTAAATAAAAGAACTTATAGCTCAACTTGAAAAATGAGGAATTGAATTGTCAAAAGCAAATGTAAAAGCAGATAGCTCATTATGCAGTTATACTTGCCTTAAcgtgaaaaggaaaataaactaataaattcaACAATGTTAAATTCCAactaaaataagtcaaaatcaGACCATGTCAATTCATCATATAGCTCAAATGGCAATGGTCTTACCTAAGAGACTAAATATCACAAGTTCATTTCTCGCTAAATATCCTCTGATTTAAAGAGGATCATAGCTGTGGGGAGCATGTTAGCTACCCCGAGAATAAACCCGGACCATGTTGGCCTTTTTGTATGGTCTTTTGTCACTATGACAAACAACCAaataaacatttgaaaaaaaaagaaaagaaaaaaaaagtgtgatCCAAAAATTCTAACCAACATCCAAGATTTTGGCAGCTTTCCAACACTTTTCACCAAAATTTGGCAACTTTTCATACCAAAAGAGAGGGAAAATATCACTTTTTACTTTGACattgattgtgacaaaatactagtttGTAAATAGGCATATATGtgatgtaaaatataaatagtttgAATTCATACAATAAAAACATACCTCAGCCTTGAGATCCATCTCATCATCATTTCCCTGCTGCAAAAAACTGGAAAGAGAATTTTCCTTGTCCTTGTATGGTGAATGAATTTTCGCTTcaaacaacaaaaataacaataagAACATATTTCACGACTTCATATTCATTCTACACAATCTAAGCCCTTCATATATATGTCAAAAACTACTTCGAATGGGCTGTTAGGACTAAGCCAGCACAGACTTAATCCAATTTCACAACTGAAATGAACTAACTGAAAGAAATGTGGTTTTTAAATCACCTTCAGTATGCCGATGATTTTTCAAGGACCTGGGAGATCTGCCTCTTTCCTGCTAGTTACAAGAAAGGATATGGAATCATAAGAATTGTGATCCTCTAAGAAAATGcaagataaagaaaataaccCATCGGGTGTGATCCAATTTAACCCAACACAAACTAATTTGGAGGGTTTTCTATGAAAACAATTTCCCAGAAAACGTGGCATAGCGGAGCAAAGGAAGAGATAGTGACCTTTGGCTTGCCGGACACTGAATCAGTAACTAAGTGAATTTGAGAATGACTACCATCATTGATCCTCAAACAACTGAAGAAACAACCCATTTCTTGCAAACACGATCTACCCAGAAGCCGCCTGCAATAAGGATTGAAGTCGGATCTACGTCATTAGAAATCGGACAATCAAAATCAACTAGAGTTTGATAGACGCAGTTTATCAGAGAGTGAGCTAGCGTTTTGTAAAGAGGAAATGGGAAGAGTGATGAAGCAGAAGCAGAAGCAGAAGCGGAAGCAGAAAGAGATATGCTTGCCTATTTACACTGCAGCTTCAGATGACTTTgaccaaaatttaaaaatctccGGATATTCGCATAGTTAGGAGATTTGAAGGATAACGTTTCTGAAGCGGAAGACGACGAGTAGCATTTTCGAGAGAGACCGGGCGGTGGGATTCAAATTCAAGACTCGGATTTTAGGAATCGGAGGGAAACTGTTGACTAtatacttgattttttttttcaattagcAGAAGAGAGAGATGTTTGAATCAATTAGGGCGGCTGTTTGGTTTAGGTTTTTTCTTAAGgtaattttcattataatttagcaagagttttatttttaaaaaggtaaaacaaatattatcattatattttgaactttttctctttgagaaggatatgttcggatttgaattattaaaaaagacTAGTAAAAAAGGGAAGAATagaaaagagagataaattatttgattttttcaaccaattaaaTTATTCCACTATTTTTTTACCCAAATTCTATCtcctaattatttatctttaaaaaaaaattattatctaaatGATGGGGGATAATTTTGAAGTAgatatatttttggtaaaattatttaaaagtaagaACTCTTTCGTTTAACCTAAAACTTAATGTcgacaatataaaaaataataatttaaaataatattacgaAGAATGAATTGAATAATGTGACGAAGGAGAACGAaagtgatataatattttttgagttataagttatttgttatttaaataacaaaactaGAATTCAAACAAGACCAAACATTTTGGTGGCGTGGTTGTAAAGTGATTTAACTTTGTTAATAAGGACGGTCCAAATGTCCAAATAGAATAATGTAAAGTGTCATCTTCTTATCCATATTTACACCTTTcttaaaatccaaaataatcaataaattaaatttcgatacctaaaatattttgtaattaccAATAAATCAGAACTCATTCACTAATTAAAATGAAAGAGTTATGTATAAGAAATGTCATTTCCAaagaatgatatatatataaccaaaatatagaaaaatgaaCACAAATACAAATGTAAATGAAGATCCGAAactaagtaaaaataataatattttcactatctaaatggaagaaaaataaattgaaaacaacaataaaaaaaattaaatatgatgaGTAATATCTCAATTGACAAAACAAAATCGAAAATAACCTATAATAAACCAGTTCCGATTGAGATGTTAAATGCACATAAATGTTATCAAGTCTGATACAATAacgaataaaaaattatcacacaaaaaaaactcaaatttgaccGAAGTTAATATAAACCAAGCCCctctaattataaaaaactacTTCCAAGAGTTttgcaaataaaataattttttaacataatctaaatatttacACTAAaggataaaatgaaattataccatccaaaacaaaatataaaaaaaaaagtattgcaCAATGGAATATTAGAATATTGCACATTATTAAAGATGTTTTTTTatagattaattatattatttattaaactttgcttcatcaaatttaaaatattatataaatatataaataaagtgaaaatAAGTTgagtaaaaactaaaaatctcATTTTCACTAATTAGGTTGAAGTTATATTTGAACgaacttattaaatttattaatatatattttttaaatattattttatcctaataaattattattttttaaataaattaaaaagaaaataatgtccAAACTCAAGCAAGGTATTCAGACTATTCTTTTGTAAAATTGAAGAGGTTCTTTAAAACATTAGTTAAAGTTGAGggacatattttatataagtaaAATGTGAAAACCCCAAACCCTAGTTCTATTGATAACTCCGTATAAAACATAATAGACCGCTCCTCTACTAAACAGATCGGCGGCGAGGAAGCCTGTGTGACGCCGGAGAAAGAGTGAAGAAATGAGAAGAAGGTTGAGCGATGCATGAAGTGGGCAACGGAGCATGTGGAGAAGAAAACCTGATGAAACATAGTAAAAATGGGGTTTTTACTACCATGATGTTTCAATAACAACAATAGTTTTCAATCTGAATCCTCAATCTATGTTGCTTCCACCTCGTCGCACCGTCTCCTCCTTCTTCTCTGTTTCCACATCTCTCTGTTCCGTTACACACTCGTTTCCGGCCAGGCCAGGCCTCATGATGATTTTGTTCTGAAGGTCCAATCGGCCATATAATCAAACCATTATTCATTTTGCATAACACAGTtgatgtgataaaaaaaaagagtactATCtgtaattttcattttgttaaCCGGTAAAGTAAATTTTGATAAGAACAATAAAAACCCATATTCACATTCATTACATTGAGGAAGATGATTGCAGCAGCTTTGATATTGGAGTGTTACTTTCTTCCAACATTTCATCAAAGTTGATTATGGGTGTTGGTGTATCCATTTTAGATTTTCTGCACAAAACTTTTCAGCTGAAAACCATGTTTCTAAATGATAATCATATAAACGGacatcaatcaaatcaattaatcaAACTACTTACCTGGAAGAAACGAAAGCTCCATCTAAAAGTGCCTTCTCCAATCTAACCTCAAATGGTGTAGCATGCCATTTAACCTTCTGATCCTGTTACAACAAAATGACATATTGAAATTCCTTGTTTTTGTTAGTTTAGTTCTGTGTATGTACTTTAAGTGCGTACCTCCTTGTATTTGTGAGTTGTATTTGGAATTCCTTTGAAATCAAAAGATTTAAAacgagcttcttcttcttctacattCCAATGAGTAGCCACTGTACCCATTATGGGTCTATCGCCAGGAGTTCCATCAATGCAAGTGTTTTTGTGTTGATCATCAGACAATGATTGGGAATTTAACTCTTCATTGACTGAATTCATAGTCTCTATCTCTTGATCAAGAGATTCCTCTTTCAGTGACTTCAACTGAGGTAAATTATGATCAGTTTTCAGAACTGGATAAACATACTCGGACCTAATACGATGATACTTGTCGTTTCCCATAGTAGTTCCAGATGGGAACGCTGTACAAGGTGTTTGCATCTCATCAGTCAGTTTCAGTGGTGTTGGATATGGTAAAGGCATTGATGAAAATGAAGTCTCATTGTTATTGGCTTTGCATTCAAAATGCACAGATTTATTCTTCAATTGTTTAGTTGAAACAAAAGCTGTAGAAAAGGCCATTGGTGAAGTGATAGTTTCTTCACTAAGCCTGCAACTTCACAGATAAATATTGCATAAGATTAACTAAATGGCAGCCTTGAACAGAAAACAAAAGCACAGACCTGTTAGCTTGAATGGGAGTCATGTCAGGACAAAGCTCAGCTTGCTCCTCCAAGTTGAGGTTTTGAATGCTTACATTAGGTAGCCATGAATGAAAATTTGGAGTCTCGGAAtctttagaagaagaagaagaagagtctTTTAACTTGCTACACATCTTCCTAATTTCGGCAGGAGTTTCAGGTAAAGTGCCACAAGCTTTAAGAAACCCAGCCTAACATTTCAAAACAGAAAAGGCTATAAGAAAGACTGAGCTTCTTTACCATTGAAGTGAACTATCATGTTAACATATAGTTTGAAAGAAAAGCTAAAATGACAACTGAAAAAACGAACAAACCTCAGCCTTGAGCTCCCTCTCCTCTTTCTCATCCAAATGAATCTCAGATAAAGAATTTACCTTGTCCATAGATGGTGGTGAATGTTCATCGATTTCAGTTTGGTGTTCTATATCTATACACACAACATTATCACAAGAGATAAATGCAATTATTATTTGTCAAAGCAGTCTTACTAAAAATCAGTTTAAAGTAACTTACCTCGATTTATTTGAAGAGGCAAGATGGGCCTCCTGTAAATAACAGGCTCCTGAAAAAGATGCAGATTAGAAACCCTTAAGACATGATTCAAAAGACAAGTACTGAAAGAACTTAACAGACTTACTCGAGCTTTTGACAAGACAGGCTCCGCTCTAAGAAGAGAGTACGGGCTCTTATCATCGTTGAACCGGAAGCAACTGAAGATATAATCCATTGAGTAGGAGAATCTACTGAAAAATATGCAGCAATATGAGTCaattttgttttacaatttGAAAGATGACAATCAATTACTTCACAGTGGTTcacagaaatgaaagaaaatcTTCCATCAGATATCTTTGCAAGCACATCATTGAATTCATAGAAATACATACAAGAATCAAAATCCAGACGTTGCTTATGCATAAACAAGCAGCTATTCTACAACATACATTCTTCTTGGGCGATTCACTACTCTCTTGCTAATTATATAGGGATGATCTGAGTAGAATAAGCACGCACACAATTGTATATCAGCTTCTATATCGTTTCTTGTCAATAGCTGCAGTGAGCGATAtaaacatgattttgataagAAAATGTACTACTGATTCCGAATTCCTTTCAGTATGTTTCACAAACAAAATATCCCTATCAAAATGGAAAGGAACATGATTTTGACCTAAAAAGATCCCTCAAATGCAAATCTTAAACATCGGTTAATTATACAAGAGTGAATGAGAAGAACTAAACCTTTGATGTAGATCGGCGTCGAATTGTGGCGGAGGGAAAGGAGAAATTCCGATTTGCTGAAAATAGAAGAGACTCTCCTTGAGCTTTAGGTTAGAAGCAGCGGATTCACCTAAAGAAGATTTATCTATCTATGTATTCTCTTACATTCGCCGGTCGGATGGAGCGGCCAAGACAGTCAAGAAGGAATCATCAAAGGCGCGATTAGTGTTTGAATTTGTATACTAATTCAAAAACGCCCATACTAAATATCCTTGTTTCGATTTAAACCTCAAATTTCTTCTACATATTCATATGAGCCCTCCTTTGTTTAGGAGCTAGAGCTAGAGCTATTATACACATTTTTTCAcccaatttcaaattaaatagtttcatcatgctagatattttttttttatttcctactaattgtattattttctttatcgATTTCAAcc from Impatiens glandulifera chromosome 9, dImpGla2.1, whole genome shotgun sequence includes the following:
- the LOC124914402 gene encoding pentatricopeptide repeat-containing protein At3g59040 isoform X1, whose protein sequence is MSQTLLFLKPSAPSTANWRRPKICEGLVGINVSICRRRAEIVCLGMLTPRKFMQRRKKVENFKDADDEADQKNWRKLMTEIEETGSAVSVLRTQRIRNEPLPKNLVLGTLIRFKQLRKWNLVSEILEWLRQQHWWDFNEMDLLMLITAYGKLGDFNKAENVLSYMNKKGYKPSVISYTALMEAYGKSRKFNQAEAIFRRMQTSGPEPSAFTYQIILKTFVEADKFKEAEETFDTLLSMDTPLKPDQKMFHMIIYMHGKAGNFEKSRKVFSMMSERGVPKSTVTFNSLMSFETNYKEVARIYDEMQRAGFAPDVVSYSQLISAYGKARREDEALAVFEEMLDAGVRPTQKSYNILLDAFAISGMIEPARTVFKSMRRDRCTPDLCSYTTMLSAYVNASDMEGAEKFFIRIKVDGLEPNVVTYGVLIKGYAKINDVDKMMEKYEQMLAGGIKANETVLTTIMDAYGKNRDFDSAVIWFKEMKSCGILPDQKTKNVLLSLAKSVEEQMEANQLLGEYEHLAGEEKICGLSKLSNVNHANSDNEDSDEIDSEDSDDIDSEDSDDIDSEDIDSEDSDEEKEDEVVKSDGRIELDSFLQQTVSLVEL
- the LOC124913658 gene encoding uncharacterized protein LOC124913658 isoform X3; the encoded protein is MGCFFSCLRINDGSHSQIHLVTDSVSGKPKQERGRSPRSLKNHRHTEAKIHSPYKDKENSLSSFLQQGNDDEMDLKAEAGSLKALFTSVESQNEVGKELYKHKDSLLATPDSKPPLTPIQVSEKWLKQTERGTLGRQIPGVNADSSIGESEAAKENPTDLLISTEDTVTDKISKNKSVHFKYEDDTGTAFPTNLDEFGMVKNPRIRSQYVYPVVTCGREDHHQVSELSSDTELKVEESLSDWFKPLSTNPGKRDYIGISHGDRPIIGMVAAHWTTEDESCEIPAKPWDGKGIPNSTTKYKEDQKIYYHATPFEERLEKALSDETLVSRKKIVKQMLPVNFEESEESDTAMSQLQSSSRQPVASF
- the LOC124913658 gene encoding protein JASON-like isoform X1, which encodes MGCFFSCLRINDGSHSQIHLVTDSVSGKPKQERGRSPRSLKNHRHTEAKIHSPYKDKENSLSSFLQQGNDDEMDLKAEAGSLKALFTSVESQNEVGKELYKHKDSLLATPDSKPPLTPIQVSEKWLKQTERGTLGRQIPGVNADSSIGESEAAKENPTDLLISTEDTVTDKISKNKSVHFKYEDDTGSVSSRMENQKFSDAESCPTPFNLTDEMQTPGTAFPTNLDEFGMVKNPRIRSQYVYPVVTCGREDHHQVSELSSDTELKVEESLSDWFKPLSTNPGKRDYIGISHGDRPIIGMVAAHWTTEDESCEIPAKPWDGKGIPNSTTKYKEDQKIYYHATPFEERLEKALSDETLVSRKKIVKQMLPVNFEESEESDTAMSQLQSSSRQPVASF
- the LOC124913658 gene encoding protein JASON-like isoform X2, with protein sequence MGCFFSCLRINDGSHSQIHLVTDSVSGKPKERGRSPRSLKNHRHTEAKIHSPYKDKENSLSSFLQQGNDDEMDLKAEAGSLKALFTSVESQNEVGKELYKHKDSLLATPDSKPPLTPIQVSEKWLKQTERGTLGRQIPGVNADSSIGESEAAKENPTDLLISTEDTVTDKISKNKSVHFKYEDDTGSVSSRMENQKFSDAESCPTPFNLTDEMQTPGTAFPTNLDEFGMVKNPRIRSQYVYPVVTCGREDHHQVSELSSDTELKVEESLSDWFKPLSTNPGKRDYIGISHGDRPIIGMVAAHWTTEDESCEIPAKPWDGKGIPNSTTKYKEDQKIYYHATPFEERLEKALSDETLVSRKKIVKQMLPVNFEESEESDTAMSQLQSSSRQPVASF
- the LOC124914402 gene encoding pentatricopeptide repeat-containing protein At3g59040 isoform X2, with the translated sequence MSQTLLFLKPSAPSTANWRPKICEGLVGINVSICRRRAEIVCLGMLTPRKFMQRRKKVENFKDADDEADQKNWRKLMTEIEETGSAVSVLRTQRIRNEPLPKNLVLGTLIRFKQLRKWNLVSEILEWLRQQHWWDFNEMDLLMLITAYGKLGDFNKAENVLSYMNKKGYKPSVISYTALMEAYGKSRKFNQAEAIFRRMQTSGPEPSAFTYQIILKTFVEADKFKEAEETFDTLLSMDTPLKPDQKMFHMIIYMHGKAGNFEKSRKVFSMMSERGVPKSTVTFNSLMSFETNYKEVARIYDEMQRAGFAPDVVSYSQLISAYGKARREDEALAVFEEMLDAGVRPTQKSYNILLDAFAISGMIEPARTVFKSMRRDRCTPDLCSYTTMLSAYVNASDMEGAEKFFIRIKVDGLEPNVVTYGVLIKGYAKINDVDKMMEKYEQMLAGGIKANETVLTTIMDAYGKNRDFDSAVIWFKEMKSCGILPDQKTKNVLLSLAKSVEEQMEANQLLGEYEHLAGEEKICGLSKLSNVNHANSDNEDSDEIDSEDSDDIDSEDSDDIDSEDIDSEDSDEEKEDEVVKSDGRIELDSFLQQTVSLVEL